CTTCGCGGCTTGAGGGTGAACGTCCGGCTGCCGGACGGGCGCACTTGCTGGCTGCCGGCGTCGTGGACCAGTCTCGGCGCACCGCCGCCGGACTCGCCGCGGCTGGCCGGCGAGTTGCCGGATTTCGTCGCACTGCGTAATCTTGTGCATACTCTCGCGCAGCGCTGCGGGGCTGCTGATGATGGAGTTTCGGACACTGCCGCTGCTGGAGCTGCTGGAGCGCGAGGAGCGCTGGCAGGAGTGGCAGACAGTGCCGCCTGCGCAGCGGAAACAGCTGGTGGGGGAGCTGGCGAGGGTGATGGTGCGGATGGGGGAGGGGGAGAGGCAGGATGAGCGCGAAGATCGGGGCCCGGCAGCTGAGCCGACTGGCGGTGGTCTACGTGCGCCAGTCGTCGCCCGGGCAGGTGCTCGGCAACCGGGAGTCGCAGGCCCGCCAGTACGGGCTGGTGCAGCGGGCCGTGGAGATGGGCTGGAGGCGGGACCGCATTCGGACGATTGACAGCGACCAGGGGCGCAGTGCCGCGACGCAGGGGACGCGCGGAGGATTCGACGATCTGTGCCGGCTGGTGTCGCTGAATCAGGTCGGGGGCGTGTTCGGGATCGAGGTTTCGCGCCTGGCGCGCAACACGGTCGAGTGGTTCCAGCTGCTGGACCTGTGCCGGGTGCACGAGGCGGCCATCGTTGAGGACGGCCATGTGTACTTGCCGCAGCGGGCAGATGATGAGCTGGTGCTCGGATTCAAGGGGACCATGTCGGCCGCGGACCTGTCAGTCCACCGGGCGCGGATGGAGGGCGGCCGACGCAACAAGGCACTGCGCGGGGCGCTGTACTGGCGCGTGGCGGCCGCCTTCGAGCGCAGTGGGGAGACGATCCGCAAGAACCCCGACCAACGCGTGCAGGGGGCGATCCTGGCGGTGTTCGCAGCGTTCCGGGAGGCCGGGACGGCGCGGCAGGCCGCGATGCTGCTGCGGGAGCGGGACATCGAGCTGCCGGTGCGGGACCACTCTGCGGGCGTGATCCTGTGGAGGCCGGCCTCGTACGCCCGGGTGCTGCGTGTGCTGAAGAACCCCGCCATGGGCGGCGCCTACGCCTACCGCTTCCTGCGCGGGCGGGACCGCAGCACGCCTCTGCGGCCGGTCGAGGAGCAGTGGGAGATTCTGCAGCCGGAGCATCATGAGGGGTATCTCGGCTGGCGGGAATGGCTGGAGGTCCAGGAGCAGTTGGCGAGGAACCACTCGCATCCGCGGGGATCGCGGGGAGCGGCGAGGGAAGGGCCGGCGTTGCTGCAGGGACTGGCGGTGTGCGGCCATTGCGGCTACGGGATGGGTGTGAGCTACAGCAAGGGGAGCTGGACCTACGCGTGCAGCGCGCCGGACCCGGACAGCGGCCTGGCGCGCGGCTGCTTCTCGGCGGGCGGCAAGCGCATCGAGCGGGAGGTTGTGCGCCTGTTTCTCGAGCGGGCGACTCCGGCCGGTGCGGAGGCGGCCGTGCAGGCGGCGGCAGAGGCGGCCAGCGGTGCGGAGGCGGACCTGCGCCGCTGGGAACAGGGAGTGCAGCACTGCCGTTACGAGGCCGGGCTCGCGGAGCGGCGGTACCGGCAGGTCGACCCCGACAACCGACTGGTGGCGGCCACGCTGGAGGCGGAGTGGGAGCGGGCGGAAGTGGCGCTGAAGGAGGCCGAACAGGCCTTGGCGGCGGCCCGTGCCGAGCGACGCGAGCCACCGCCGCCGGAGTTCTTCGCAGAGCTGGGGAACTGCCTGCGGTGCGTGTGGGATGCGCCGACCACATCCAACGCCGACCGCAAGCGCCTGCTCGGCTGCCTGGTGGAGCAGGTCACGCTCGAGCACTGCGAGCAGGCTGGCCGGATCACCGCCAGCGTGGAATGGCGGGGCGGGCTGGCCGACGAGCTCGAGTTCCCGAAGATCGTGCCTGCCCCGCCGCCGCCGAAGCGCACCGATGCGAGCACACTCGAGCTGCTGCGCAACCTGTCCCGGCACTACAATGACCGCACGGTCGCGGGCGTCCTCAATCGGCATGGGCGGCGCAGCGCACGCGGTCTGCCGTTCACCGCG
This DNA window, taken from Spirochaetaceae bacterium, encodes the following:
- a CDS encoding recombinase family protein; the encoded protein is MSAKIGARQLSRLAVVYVRQSSPGQVLGNRESQARQYGLVQRAVEMGWRRDRIRTIDSDQGRSAATQGTRGGFDDLCRLVSLNQVGGVFGIEVSRLARNTVEWFQLLDLCRVHEAAIVEDGHVYLPQRADDELVLGFKGTMSAADLSVHRARMEGGRRNKALRGALYWRVAAAFERSGETIRKNPDQRVQGAILAVFAAFREAGTARQAAMLLRERDIELPVRDHSAGVILWRPASYARVLRVLKNPAMGGAYAYRFLRGRDRSTPLRPVEEQWEILQPEHHEGYLGWREWLEVQEQLARNHSHPRGSRGAAREGPALLQGLAVCGHCGYGMGVSYSKGSWTYACSAPDPDSGLARGCFSAGGKRIEREVVRLFLERATPAGAEAAVQAAAEAASGAEADLRRWEQGVQHCRYEAGLAERRYRQVDPDNRLVAATLEAEWERAEVALKEAEQALAAARAERREPPPPEFFAELGNCLRCVWDAPTTSNADRKRLLGCLVEQVTLEHCEQAGRITASVEWRGGLADELEFPKIVPAPPPPKRTDASTLELLRNLSRHYNDRTVAGVLNRHGRRSARGLPFTAELVGSLRRYHDIPAYRPGKAADGAVIPVSVREAAQELGVHEDTVYRWIRAGLLPVADPGVEGAPLRVCMTDEVRGRFRPDGPEGFVPVATATRRLGVTRQTIWNRIRTGRMESCHVTRGRRRGLYVRLPEPSAPLFE